One Spinacia oleracea cultivar Varoflay chromosome 4, BTI_SOV_V1, whole genome shotgun sequence DNA segment encodes these proteins:
- the LOC130472108 gene encoding uncharacterized protein codes for MRVLFIGRRDPVWYLGERVRMQTVGAFSVPRPPPATMLSTRSIGESWRVHSRTGVPATELVIEGASYYQFIQDSLRLPEPGAECPDPSLGGWVLPDARISYTGESGFEIVETFPEDRVFHAPLPEGVEAVCTFLFVYSSYIFSFFFYLHSCFRFRPVRPMRWWG; via the exons atgcgggtcttgttcattggccgccgggaccctgtctggtacctgggagagcgggtacgtatgcagacggtcggggctttttcggtgcccaggcctccgcctgcgaccatgctgtctactcgctcgataggcgagtcgtggagggtccactcgaggactggcgtgccggcgacggagttggtgatagagggagctagctattaccagtttatccaggattctcttcgtctcccggagcctggcgct gagtgtcctgacccttcgttggggggatgggtgcttcccgatgctcggatctcgtataccggagagagtggattcgagattgtggagactttcccggaagaccgggttttccatgctccgctccctgagggagtagaggcggtatgcacctttttatttgtgtactcttcttatattttttctttctttttttacttacattcttgtttcaggttccggcccgtacggccaatgcgatggtgggggtga